GATGCACGGGGTGACGGCGCTCTTGTTAACCCAACCCGGCTTTCCTTTTGTGGAACGTGAACACCTCATCAATCGCATGATTGATATGATTTTGGACGGTATCCGGCGGCGGGATGAGCCAGCGGTGAGTGCGTGATTTGGATCTGAAGATTTTCGGGCTGAAGACATCGGCTGAAGAATTGACTTTATTTCATCCTTCGTCCCTCATTCCTTTAATTGTTCTGGGCCAGAAAATCACGTGCCAAAAATTTTTACCCAAAATTTGAACAGTGTTCAAAAATAAATCAGTATTCCAGAAATAAGTGGCGATTATGAACTATGTGGCACTCAAAATGCTAACCGGTGATCGGGCAAAATTCCTCGGATTGATTTTTGCCATCGCGTTTTCAACCTTTCTGATGTCACATCAGAGTTCGATTTTTTGGGGATTGATGCGCCGAACCGTCAGTCAGATCCGTGATGTTGCGGATGCTGATATTTGGGTCATGGACCGCGAAACCCAATATATTGACGAAGTCAAAACTCTGACCGAAAACGATTTGCTCAGGGTTCGCGGCGTTGTTGGTGTGGAATGGGCCGTCCGATTATTTAAAAGCAATTCGCGAGCCCGAGCTGAAGACGGCAAGTTTCGCA
This Acidobacteriota bacterium DNA region includes the following protein-coding sequences:
- a CDS encoding ABC transporter permease, with amino-acid sequence MNYVALKMLTGDRAKFLGLIFAIAFSTFLMSHQSSIFWGLMRRTVSQIRDVADADIWVMDRETQYIDEVKTLTENDLLRVRGVVGVEWAVRLFKSNSRARAEDGKFRNVILMGLDDATLVGAPRQMLVGSLENLRKPDSIIIDRAGFLYFFPGQALTLNRSTRDWNRERRLGTDQKL